GCCACCGCTGCTGCTCCCAGAGCATGTGCATCAGCGAGGCGCGGGCCCGGTAGCCGTGGGACTCAAACGGCAGCATTACGAGCCTTGCCTGCCCGCCCAGGCCCTTGAGCGCATCGAACATCCGTTCGGACTGCATCGGGTAGGTGCCCGAATTGTTGTCTTCCATGCCGTGGATCATCAGCATCGGCTCGTCGATCTTTTCGGCATGGAAGAAGGGCGAGGCAGCGGCGTAGACCGCCTGCGCCTCCCAGAAATCGCGCTCTTCGCCCTGGAAGCCAAAGGGCGTGAGCGAACGATTGTAGGCGCCGGAACGCGCGATGCCGGCGGCGAACAGGTCACTGTGGGCAAGCAGGTTGGCGACCATGAAGGCGCCGTAGGAATGCCCGGCTATGGCAATCCGGCCGGGCTCGGCAACGCCACGCTCGACCAGCACATCCACGGCCGCCCGGGCGCTGGCGACCAGCTGCGGCCGGAAATTGTCGTTGGGTAATTCGTCGCCGATGCCGACAATCGGCATCTTGGGGTCGTCGAACACGGCGTAGCCCAGCGCCAGGTAGGGCAGCGGCCCCCAGAAACTGATGCGGTTGAACTCATAGGGCGACTCGCGCACCTGCCCGGCCACACCAGCGTCGCGGTATTCCAGCGGGTAGGCCCACATCAGCACCGGCAGCGGGCCGTCGCCTTCGCTGTAGCCCGGGGGCAGATAGAGCGTGCCGCTTAAGTCCACGCCGTCGTCGCGCTGGTACCGGATCAACTCCTTGTCGATGCCGCTGAGCTGCGGATGCGGATGCGGAAACCCGGTGACCTGCGTCAGCGTTTGCGCAACCCGGTCTCGGATGAAGAAGTTCGGCTGCTCGTCGCGTGCCTCGCGCAGGGTCAGCAGGCGTTGCCCGGCCGGGTCGAGCACGTCGACGACGCGCTCGTAGTAGGGCGCTTCCGACTGCCACAGGCGCTCGGTTTCGTCCGACGAGAAATCGTGGCGGTCGAGGAAGGGGATGTTGCCCTCCGGGGAGGCGCCGAGGCCAGCCAGCAGCACCTTGCTGTCGGCGATCACGTCGATGACCTCGGTGCCGAACTCGCTGCGCGTGGTCAGCGGGGTGCCGGGGTCGTTGTAGACGTCGTTGTACGAGCGCTCGTTGAACAGCACCGGTGCCGCGTCGGGCTGGTCCGGCTCGAAGCGCCAGATGCGCAGCTTGCGATCGGAGAAGCGCCACTCGATCAGCATGGCGAAATCGGCCTCGGTCCACTGGATGCCGGCGAAGCGGCGCTCGGTGGCGATCAGCTCGACCGGTTCGCCCTCGAACGGCGCGGCCCACGTGTAGACCTGATCGTGGTGCTCGACTTCGGCGCTCATGTCGCCGCCGTCGAGCGCTTCGGCCCAGACCAGCGTGGCGGCCTGATCGGCGCGCCAGCCGATGTCGCGCCGGCCGGTGCGGACCGAGTCGAAGCCCTTGGGAATGTTTTCGGCCACCGGCAGGTCGGCGATGGTCGTCACCAACGCGCCGGCGGCATCGATCACGTCGGTCTGCACGGCAAAGCGGTAGTAAGGGACCGAGTAGGAAAACGGGCGCTTGATGCGCTCGACCAGCACGAAGCGGGTATCGGGCGAGGCTTCGAATGCCGAGATCAGCCCGGACTGTCCGAGCGGCGTGAGATTGCCGTCGAGATCAACGCGAGCCAGCCGCCCGGTGGCCAGGAACTCGAACTGTTCGCCGTCGGCCGGCGTCTGCAGGAGGTCCTGGTAGGTGCGCACCGGCGCCTTGTTCGCCGGGTCGGTTTCCTCGATGACCGGAGCGAGCGCGTCGAGACCGGGCTGCGGCAGCGTCTTGCCGTGGTTGACGGCGAGATTGACCAGCAGCGCGCTGCCGTCGGCCAGCCAGCTGAAGGGAGTGGCGGTCAGCACGCCGTTGAGCGGGCGATCGGAGAGCTGGCGCACCGCTCGAGCATCGACGTTGTAGAGCCACAGCGTGTGCTTGTCCCCGTGTTCGAGCGTGAAGGCCAGGTTGCGCGAATCCGAAGACCATGTTGGCGAGGCGATGCGGGCGCCTTCGGGCAGCCCGTCGACTTCGACCTTGTCTCCCGTCTGCAAATCGCTGAGCATGATCGACTCCAGCAGGGTCGTGCGCGAACGGAATGCGGTCACGGGGTCAATGCGGATGCCGGCGAGCTTGAGCTCATCGCGGGCGACCTCCTCGAGGGGCTTGACCCACTTGTACTCGAACGCCGCCAGCCAGCGCTTGTCCGGCGACACGGCCGAGGTCGGCGTCAGCGGCGCGTCGACCAGGGCGGCCAGCGCAGGATCGGGTTCACGGTAATTCTCGTTCGCT
This DNA window, taken from Pseudomonadota bacterium, encodes the following:
- a CDS encoding S9 family peptidase yields the protein MQRVLAAFLIIFGLVATAGANENYREPDPALAALVDAPLTPTSAVSPDKRWLAAFEYKWVKPLEEVARDELKLAGIRIDPVTAFRSRTTLLESIMLSDLQTGDKVEVDGLPEGARIASPTWSSDSRNLAFTLEHGDKHTLWLYNVDARAVRQLSDRPLNGVLTATPFSWLADGSALLVNLAVNHGKTLPQPGLDALAPVIEETDPANKAPVRTYQDLLQTPADGEQFEFLATGRLARVDLDGNLTPLGQSGLISAFEASPDTRFVLVERIKRPFSYSVPYYRFAVQTDVIDAAGALVTTIADLPVAENIPKGFDSVRTGRRDIGWRADQAATLVWAEALDGGDMSAEVEHHDQVYTWAAPFEGEPVELIATERRFAGIQWTEADFAMLIEWRFSDRKLRIWRFEPDQPDAAPVLFNERSYNDVYNDPGTPLTTRSEFGTEVIDVIADSKVLLAGLGASPEGNIPFLDRHDFSSDETERLWQSEAPYYERVVDVLDPAGQRLLTLREARDEQPNFFIRDRVAQTLTQVTGFPHPHPQLSGIDKELIRYQRDDGVDLSGTLYLPPGYSEGDGPLPVLMWAYPLEYRDAGVAGQVRESPYEFNRISFWGPLPYLALGYAVFDDPKMPIVGIGDELPNDNFRPQLVASARAAVDVLVERGVAEPGRIAIAGHSYGAFMVANLLAHSDLFAAGIARSGAYNRSLTPFGFQGEERDFWEAQAVYAAASPFFHAEKIDEPMLMIHGMEDNNSGTYPMQSERMFDALKGLGGQARLVMLPFESHGYRARASLMHMLWEQQRWLETHLSGESD